The following coding sequences are from one Candidatus Zymogenus saltonus window:
- a CDS encoding NAD(P)/FAD-dependent oxidoreductase → MARVVIIGSGVAGLTAGAYMAKSGHKVKIFEQFDNIGGVTATLHKDGYSWDLGPMLLQGFGPGELGGDILEDLSISDKVTLVRDDRGIVMPDFELWKPHEYGGPHWRRDYLKDVFPDEAEGLDRYYEFYDRMMDLMALNYRASRESGPKKLFLKLWMLWIFRKVKQMQGWSAEDVMNHFFRGPELKGLYTGILADFVVRPSQFMGLAVPAVNIETAFDKRIPLKYTAAGKRPSYQYIIGGCEKLVKVLSEVVVENGGEIFTNSLVTKILTDGAEVSGIRLKDGHVESADLVIASGGARETYFGLLGKEHLPQDFIDRVDDTPLMESVHMVHLGIDFNTLPYQRSALCYYYGTYDVEGAVDRCKNREYHEGRDGFLIYVPSLHSPEMAPKGHHAVTVYTIAPNNLSSGTWEDRKEELTDKLLIEAEKIIPNLRKRAKTMVIMTPEDFKKRVRVDYHGFGGRSPVMGKKGGPHKSPITGLWFVGSQSEKEGGGVCGTMAASRKVVGMIKDEGLI, encoded by the coding sequence ATGGCACGTGTTGTAATTATTGGATCGGGTGTTGCCGGCCTTACGGCCGGGGCCTATATGGCAAAATCGGGGCATAAGGTAAAGATTTTCGAGCAGTTTGATAATATCGGAGGCGTCACCGCCACGCTGCACAAGGACGGGTATTCGTGGGACCTGGGGCCGATGCTTCTTCAGGGCTTCGGGCCCGGGGAGCTGGGTGGAGACATCTTGGAGGATCTCTCGATATCCGACAAGGTCACACTCGTCAGGGACGACCGGGGCATTGTTATGCCCGATTTCGAATTATGGAAGCCTCACGAGTACGGAGGCCCCCATTGGCGCAGGGATTACCTGAAGGACGTCTTTCCCGACGAGGCCGAGGGCCTTGACCGCTATTACGAGTTCTACGACCGGATGATGGATCTCATGGCCTTAAACTACCGCGCAAGCAGGGAATCAGGCCCTAAGAAGCTTTTTCTGAAGCTCTGGATGTTGTGGATTTTCAGGAAAGTGAAACAGATGCAGGGCTGGTCTGCTGAGGACGTGATGAACCACTTCTTCAGGGGGCCGGAGTTAAAAGGACTTTATACCGGAATTCTCGCCGATTTCGTTGTTCGTCCCAGCCAGTTTATGGGCCTTGCCGTACCGGCCGTGAATATCGAGACCGCCTTCGACAAAAGGATCCCCCTTAAGTATACTGCGGCGGGAAAGCGTCCCAGCTATCAGTACATCATAGGCGGATGTGAAAAGCTCGTCAAGGTTCTGTCCGAAGTCGTTGTCGAAAACGGGGGGGAAATATTCACCAACTCTCTGGTGACAAAGATCCTCACCGATGGGGCAGAGGTTAGCGGCATCCGACTGAAAGACGGACACGTTGAGTCCGCCGATCTCGTCATCGCCAGCGGCGGCGCCCGGGAGACCTATTTCGGACTTCTCGGAAAAGAGCACCTCCCTCAGGATTTTATAGACAGGGTTGACGACACCCCCCTGATGGAATCGGTCCACATGGTTCATCTCGGGATCGATTTTAACACGTTGCCCTACCAGAGGTCCGCTCTTTGTTACTACTACGGCACATACGACGTGGAGGGCGCGGTGGACAGGTGCAAGAATAGAGAATACCACGAGGGGAGGGACGGATTTCTCATCTACGTCCCGTCGCTTCACTCACCGGAGATGGCGCCTAAGGGTCATCACGCCGTTACGGTCTACACAATAGCCCCCAACAATCTTTCCTCCGGGACGTGGGAGGATCGTAAGGAGGAGCTTACCGACAAGCTCCTCATCGAGGCGGAGAAGATCATCCCAAACTTAAGGAAGCGCGCTAAGACGATGGTCATTATGACGCCCGAGGACTTCAAGAAGCGGGTCCGCGTCGACTATCACGGCTTCGGCGGAAGGTCTCCGGTAATGGGGAAGAAAGGAGGCCCGCACAAATCGCCGATTACCGGCCTCTGGTTTGTGGGAAGCCAGAGCGAAAAGGAAGGGGGAGGAGTATGTGGAACCATGGCTGCCTCCAGGAAGGTCGTAGGCATGATCAAAGACGAGGGCCTGATTTGA
- a CDS encoding MFS transporter, with product MTLDTLREKLTVKTKLLYGVAEFAVSMMHSAVQFFLMFYYTDVVGIDPAIAGTALLVGKLTWDAVNDPLVGLISDRMQTRFGRRRPFLILGAIPYGISIWIIFSTPSGLTGAAAFFAVIFTFLLFDTFHTAISVPYYAMTPELTHDYDERTSLTAYRKIFGVTGYMAGAILTGLVASIYQNSFGWTAKTAYSGMGATFGVISIIVVLITALTVKERSPAEVKPSELPLIDSVKITLGNKPFMRLVLAFVISSYSFTLMTGFFIYYMKYYLLMEEKFSLVMAIMMGALLIFLFFWKWVSDNWNKGPAYALGLFIACVSITVCFFLPHKPTAAIYVIAFVVGFGFSSQYVFPWSMLPDCIEHDQKKTGERREGVYYGVWAFLMKFASAAGVASIGWVLKLFDYAAPLKGSDAFVEQSVKTLLGMRLFFGPIPAIIMVASLPLLIWFPITRSTHRDLRVELGDIK from the coding sequence ATGACTTTAGACACCTTGCGGGAAAAACTTACCGTTAAAACGAAGCTGCTTTACGGAGTGGCCGAGTTTGCTGTCTCGATGATGCACTCCGCCGTGCAGTTCTTTCTGATGTTCTATTACACCGACGTCGTGGGAATCGATCCCGCCATAGCGGGAACGGCCCTTTTAGTGGGAAAACTTACTTGGGACGCCGTAAACGATCCACTGGTTGGACTTATCTCTGACAGAATGCAAACTCGTTTCGGCAGGAGGCGGCCCTTTCTGATCCTAGGCGCCATCCCATACGGGATCAGTATATGGATCATCTTCTCAACACCGTCCGGCCTTACAGGCGCAGCGGCTTTTTTCGCGGTTATATTCACGTTTTTACTCTTTGACACGTTTCATACAGCCATCAGCGTGCCCTACTACGCCATGACGCCGGAGCTTACCCACGATTACGATGAACGGACCAGCCTCACGGCCTACCGGAAGATCTTCGGAGTTACAGGATATATGGCCGGCGCCATTCTCACAGGTCTTGTGGCAAGCATATATCAAAATAGTTTTGGATGGACTGCAAAAACCGCCTACAGTGGTATGGGGGCGACCTTCGGAGTAATTAGTATAATCGTGGTTCTTATCACGGCTCTCACGGTCAAGGAACGCTCCCCAGCTGAGGTAAAACCCTCGGAACTCCCCTTAATTGATTCCGTCAAAATTACTTTAGGCAACAAACCGTTCATGCGGCTTGTTCTGGCTTTTGTCATCAGCAGTTACAGTTTCACATTAATGACCGGGTTCTTCATATATTACATGAAGTACTACCTGCTTATGGAAGAGAAATTCTCCCTGGTTATGGCGATAATGATGGGGGCTTTACTGATATTTCTCTTCTTCTGGAAGTGGGTATCGGACAACTGGAATAAAGGGCCGGCCTATGCCCTGGGTCTTTTTATCGCTTGCGTGTCGATCACCGTGTGCTTTTTTCTCCCACATAAGCCGACGGCTGCTATCTACGTGATTGCGTTCGTTGTCGGTTTTGGATTTTCCAGCCAGTACGTCTTCCCCTGGAGCATGCTTCCCGACTGTATTGAGCACGATCAGAAGAAAACCGGTGAAAGAAGGGAGGGAGTTTATTATGGAGTCTGGGCGTTTTTGATGAAATTCGCAAGCGCAGCGGGCGTAGCTTCTATTGGCTGGGTGCTCAAGCTCTTTGATTATGCCGCTCCCCTTAAAGGAAGCGATGCATTCGTTGAACAGTCGGTCAAAACTCTTCTTGGAATGCGCCTCTTCTTCGGGCCGATTCCCGCAATCATCATGGTCGCGAGCCTTCCGCTACTCATATGGTTTCCCATAACACGTTCGACTCACAGAGACCTCAGGGTCGAGCTTGGTGATATAAAGTAG